A portion of the Bulleidia sp. zg-1006 genome contains these proteins:
- a CDS encoding helicase-related protein: MRTNDFYNIMELVKRDVLDSESEYLKLLKVVGNNQKYDFLSQLSIYDKNPNATACTSFDLWRERFNRTVMRGQKGIPILNDSNAFQKVGYIFDVSQTTSMDRNVNEVKLWSFDKENNGKALKDMIDLQGYEASESLAENLYTLSRIYADESIYELANNLRIADEDRNSFANFMRNSVAYAVSNRFHIDYPFPMDTLRENFKSIDSISLMSVGTCISNACSQIIEETRSRTRNFSKNRDLTKNLSADYNENKVNELGGNDNVIRSDDERNDEQRNRIFGSGEHGRDSNNHQGEDPKQPGRREELYGGISESGLRSDETGVSFREQGRGELSDANRPLQREEAGISLNGNSKESNQLYEEREAETLESPEYSKRGRSEVSGDDFSLERNNNQRSSRSVEENGIRKIQEGAENASFFYSKDNPDVLMTDEMLERVPKLYEQESISLADKEVHAAYIIPFRSNWTWYMTEYDRESGDAFGLVLGIEPEWGYFNLEELRELNAQRLILEDFPKTFRELKDTELKKQMSEEELQMVFNGELSFEYERVYKAADNEISDEYAEELSPNFAEEVSSIMEEYEVSREEAVSRLATSKLEEALEGTNISINDFSDKQLDEILSAIKEYDFYGNEITEIAEPNLPVWKMEQLKWLIDDWNKGETKVTSEKIQYLKNLDIDIAKFNVLKGYLVNDEVSIEQIESFKENIDFVTMSEFVDSLKEIASDNEFEKVAIKVGNEFILASKKDGFAISLEDTGRKVVVEGKEYSLNRGSSFDESHKVDKLIDRGKYEAFKINDYAVESETQLENQEAVQGNIFDYLSEEKEEVAIESELDLSPGRTVYMKHEAYTIHEVSKNEIIGKNDLWLDPVRQGNRQIPIVSFADEKELLEKISFDRPKLIVGDEVHYKDKDFTITRFDDMGGGLKTITIKDNAEYLGGMITGSEVIPYRLESDLERLFGLEDKPKEKASNYKITEEILPEKLTPSERLNQNLEAISMLNRVEKGERELDSTAQEVLAKYVGWGGLSEVFDEGKGGQWENARKFLKENLSPLEYEAAKESTLTAFFTPKTVIDGVYKTLSDMGFKNGNILEPSMGIGNFIGNLPDEMSKSKFYGVELDSVSGRIGKLLYPNSDIQVKGFEETSFSNNFFDVAIGNVPFGEFKVNDREYNRNNFLIHDYFFAKSIDKVRNGGVIAFITSSGTMDKKDESIRKYINARVEFLGAIRLPNDTFKGVAGTEVTSDIIFLKKRDSVLERDETWVHLAEDEKGLTYNKYFVEHPEMVLGSMEEVSGRFGNTISCLSKENADLKELLTKASEEISKVAKYEEIELLDDEITSIPATDDVKNFSYTVIDNDVYYRENSLFIKKEVSDKNKEKIKDYLKLNEALKDVIKSQKEDFSDEEIKASQEKLNEVYDNFSKKHGFVNNLSNTRALREDSNFPLISSIEILDEEDNFKAKGDIFFKRTITKARVIDHVDTSLEALVLSISQKGYVDFEYMQGLTDKDRSTIISELRGEIFLNIREENTRFNQKLSFDLEDGDLPFSCSDENSSFKYAYVTKDEYLSGNIREKIGIVDSYIARLSQAQRMLPDENTDEQEMLASELNRLEFQKSELQKVMPKELEASEINVRLGATWIPTKDIERFVFETLETPGWARWDIKVKFSHLTSEWNVEGKSKDRGNDLAEMTYGTSRVSAYKLIEDALNLKETKVFDQIVNPDGSKTSVLNKKETMLAGQKQEILKEEFKNWIFNDQERRNRLVKVYNEKFNSIRNREYDGSNLTFEGMGEGIDLYEHQRNAIARILYGGNSLLAHVVGAGKTFEMVASAMEAKRLGMCTKSLFVVPNHLTGQIGREFMQLYPSANIMVADKKDFEPKNRKRFIGKIATGEYDAVIIGHSQFEKIPMSKEYQQKHIQDQIDEIINYVEEYKHDRNQNFTVKELQKTRKKLEARLEKLNDDFKKDDVITFEELGVDKLIVDEAHNYKNLYLYTKMRNVAGIGQSEAFKSSDMFMKCRYMDEMTNGKGIVFATGTPVSNSMTELYTMQRYLQYDALKKNGLEHFDSWASTFGETQSAFELSPEGTGYRVKTRFSKFYNLPELMSMFKEVADIQTADMLNLPTPEAHYEVVKTMPSDEQKEILKGLSERADKVRNKEVEPEEDNMLKITNDGKKLALDQRLINPLLPDNPDSKVNVYVKNVFSIWDKTKENKSTQLLFSDMSTPKGDGEFNIYDDIRDKLVAMGIPKEEIAFIHEANSDKQKDELFAKVRKGEIRILMGSTQKMGAGTNVQNKLIAMHDLDVPWRPADLEQRAGRIVRQGNENKEVNIYRYITENTFDAYLWQTIENKQKFISQIMTSKTPVRVAEDVDESSLNYAEIKALATGDPKIKEKMDLDNEVTKLKMLEANYKSNRYRLEDKVAKTYPDEIAKLEKLIEAVKKDISSVEPQGDGENKFTSITINGAKITDKKEAGEKLLEAIKTVKVNESKVIGKYRNMDLEVSYNFFTNEHNFSLNGASKTIGELGTSADGNITRLDNAIEKMPDKLKKLEEKFVSTKEQLENAKEELKKPFEKAEELKTKILRLAELNKLLDMGEVEEKENPNPLVEDVKRAIIDFCNREYEENHCYEEFNTLYPDLKHIGIAYTNTPDEKHEIQFELNLEDFMATQLVNDKEIGHYDYVKENGSEEKALDCMKFEMENGEFSAFVFVDEEELRQALGLEIDDEGNFYDPLAKDLYNDGVPDRYDNDFRDSDYFETTYDVEDNLHAKEEKPSILGQIKSFQSEQKEKEVKDTKSKEHDER; the protein is encoded by the coding sequence ATGAGAACGAACGATTTTTACAATATTATGGAGCTTGTAAAAAGAGATGTTTTAGATAGCGAAAGCGAATATCTGAAACTCTTAAAGGTTGTCGGGAACAATCAGAAATACGACTTTTTAAGTCAGCTAAGTATCTATGATAAAAATCCGAATGCCACAGCTTGCACAAGCTTTGATTTATGGCGAGAACGATTTAACCGTACTGTTATGAGAGGGCAAAAGGGCATACCAATTCTAAATGACAGTAACGCATTTCAAAAGGTCGGATATATCTTCGATGTCAGCCAGACAACTTCAATGGACAGGAATGTCAATGAAGTTAAGCTATGGTCTTTTGATAAAGAAAATAATGGCAAAGCTTTAAAAGACATGATTGATTTGCAAGGATATGAGGCAAGCGAAAGCTTAGCTGAAAATCTTTATACTTTGAGCCGAATATATGCCGATGAGAGCATTTATGAGCTTGCAAACAATTTAAGAATTGCAGATGAAGACAGAAACTCATTTGCAAACTTTATGAGAAATTCGGTAGCTTATGCCGTTTCAAACAGATTTCATATTGATTATCCGTTTCCGATGGACACTTTAAGAGAAAATTTTAAGTCTATCGACAGCATATCTTTAATGAGTGTCGGCACTTGTATTTCAAATGCTTGTAGCCAAATCATCGAGGAAACGAGAAGCAGAACAAGAAATTTTTCTAAAAATAGAGACCTGACAAAGAACCTTAGTGCCGATTATAATGAAAATAAAGTAAATGAATTAGGAGGAAATGATAATGTTATTCGATCAGATGACGAAAGAAATGATGAGCAAAGAAACCGAATTTTCGGGAGTGGAGAACACGGACGAGATAGTAACAATCATCAAGGAGAAGACCCTAAGCAGCCTGGAAGAAGAGAAGAGCTTTATGGAGGAATTTCCGAATCCGGCTTACGCAGTGATGAGACTGGAGTATCTTTCAGAGAGCAAGGACGAGGAGAACTATCAGATGCTAATCGACCTTTACAAAGAGAAGAAGCTGGTATCTCACTTAATGGAAACTCAAAAGAGAGCAATCAACTTTATGAGGAACGAGAAGCCGAAACTCTTGAAAGCCCAGAATATAGTAAGCGAGGAAGATCCGAAGTATCAGGCGATGATTTCAGCCTTGAAAGAAATAACAATCAAAGAAGTAGTCGAAGCGTAGAAGAAAACGGCATAAGAAAGATACAAGAGGGAGCTGAAAATGCTTCCTTTTTCTATTCTAAGGATAATCCCGATGTGCTGATGACTGATGAAATGCTTGAAAGAGTGCCGAAGCTCTATGAGCAGGAAAGTATTTCCCTTGCCGATAAGGAAGTACACGCTGCATATATCATTCCCTTTAGAAGTAATTGGACCTGGTATATGACAGAATACGATAGAGAAAGCGGCGATGCCTTTGGACTTGTACTTGGGATTGAACCTGAATGGGGCTATTTCAATCTTGAGGAGTTAAGGGAGTTAAATGCACAAAGACTTATCTTAGAAGATTTCCCGAAAACATTTAGGGAACTTAAAGACACAGAGCTTAAAAAGCAGATGAGCGAAGAAGAGCTTCAAATGGTCTTTAACGGCGAGTTGAGTTTTGAATATGAAAGAGTTTATAAAGCAGCAGATAATGAAATATCTGATGAATACGCGGAAGAATTAAGTCCTAACTTTGCCGAAGAAGTCAGCTCTATTATGGAAGAATATGAGGTTTCAAGAGAAGAAGCCGTAAGCAGACTTGCAACAAGTAAGTTAGAAGAAGCTCTTGAAGGCACTAATATTTCCATTAACGATTTTAGTGATAAGCAGTTAGATGAGATTTTAAGTGCTATTAAAGAATATGATTTTTATGGTAATGAAATCACTGAAATTGCCGAGCCCAATCTTCCTGTTTGGAAAATGGAGCAGTTAAAATGGCTGATTGATGATTGGAACAAAGGAGAGACAAAGGTTACATCAGAAAAGATACAGTATCTCAAAAATCTTGACATTGATATTGCGAAATTCAATGTGCTTAAAGGCTACCTTGTAAATGATGAGGTGAGTATAGAACAGATTGAAAGCTTCAAGGAAAATATCGACTTTGTAACGATGAGCGAATTTGTGGACAGCCTAAAAGAAATAGCTTCAGATAACGAATTTGAGAAAGTGGCAATCAAAGTCGGAAATGAATTTATCCTTGCAAGTAAAAAAGACGGATTTGCTATTAGTCTTGAAGACACGGGAAGAAAAGTTGTTGTTGAGGGAAAAGAATACTCTCTTAATCGTGGAAGTAGTTTCGATGAAAGCCATAAGGTAGATAAGCTGATAGATAGGGGCAAATATGAAGCCTTTAAGATAAATGATTACGCAGTAGAAAGCGAGACTCAATTAGAAAATCAAGAAGCCGTTCAAGGAAATATTTTTGACTATCTAAGCGAGGAAAAGGAAGAAGTCGCCATTGAGTCTGAATTGGATTTATCTCCTGGAAGAACAGTCTATATGAAGCATGAAGCCTATACCATTCATGAGGTAAGTAAGAACGAAATTATAGGCAAAAATGATTTATGGCTTGATCCTGTAAGACAAGGCAATCGTCAAATACCAATCGTAAGCTTTGCAGATGAAAAAGAGCTTTTGGAAAAAATAAGCTTTGATAGACCGAAGCTCATTGTAGGAGATGAAGTCCATTACAAAGATAAAGACTTTACCATAACAAGATTTGACGATATGGGCGGTGGATTAAAGACTATCACCATAAAGGATAATGCTGAATACTTAGGTGGTATGATAACCGGCTCAGAGGTTATCCCATATAGGCTTGAAAGCGATTTGGAAAGACTATTCGGACTCGAAGATAAGCCAAAAGAAAAAGCTTCCAATTATAAGATTACAGAGGAGATTTTACCTGAAAAACTTACACCGAGCGAAAGGTTAAACCAAAACCTCGAAGCCATCTCAATGCTAAATAGAGTTGAAAAGGGCGAAAGAGAGCTTGACAGTACGGCACAGGAAGTTTTAGCAAAATATGTCGGTTGGGGCGGACTTTCCGAAGTCTTCGATGAAGGAAAGGGCGGTCAATGGGAGAATGCAAGAAAATTCCTAAAAGAAAATCTATCACCTTTAGAATACGAAGCAGCTAAGGAGTCAACCTTAACTGCTTTTTTTACGCCTAAAACAGTTATTGACGGCGTATATAAGACACTTTCGGATATGGGCTTTAAGAACGGCAACATTTTAGAGCCGAGTATGGGAATTGGAAACTTTATCGGCAATCTTCCCGATGAAATGAGTAAGTCGAAGTTTTACGGAGTGGAGCTTGACTCTGTCAGCGGTCGCATCGGAAAGCTTCTCTACCCAAATAGCGACATACAGGTAAAAGGATTTGAAGAAACAAGCTTTTCCAATAACTTCTTTGATGTAGCAATCGGAAATGTACCTTTCGGAGAATTTAAGGTAAATGACAGAGAGTACAACCGAAATAACTTCTTAATCCATGACTACTTCTTTGCAAAATCCATCGACAAGGTTAGAAATGGCGGTGTCATTGCCTTTATCACATCAAGCGGAACAATGGATAAGAAAGATGAAAGCATCAGAAAATATATAAATGCAAGGGTTGAGTTTTTAGGAGCAATCAGGCTTCCAAACGACACTTTTAAGGGAGTAGCAGGAACGGAAGTAACAAGCGATATTATCTTCTTAAAGAAAAGAGACAGCGTTCTTGAGCGTGATGAGACCTGGGTGCATTTAGCAGAAGATGAAAAAGGGCTAACCTACAACAAATACTTTGTAGAGCATCCTGAAATGGTGCTTGGATCTATGGAAGAAGTATCAGGACGATTTGGAAATACTATTTCTTGTCTATCGAAAGAAAATGCGGACTTAAAGGAATTACTTACAAAAGCAAGTGAAGAAATTTCTAAAGTTGCAAAGTATGAAGAGATAGAGCTTCTTGATGATGAGATTACTTCCATTCCGGCAACGGACGATGTCAAAAACTTTTCCTATACCGTTATTGATAACGATGTGTATTACAGGGAAAACTCGCTTTTTATTAAAAAAGAGGTATCGGATAAGAACAAAGAAAAGATTAAGGACTATCTCAAGCTGAATGAAGCCTTAAAAGATGTTATCAAAAGTCAAAAGGAAGATTTCAGCGATGAAGAGATAAAGGCTTCTCAGGAAAAATTAAATGAGGTCTATGATAACTTTTCTAAAAAGCACGGCTTTGTAAATAACCTTTCAAACACAAGAGCTTTAAGAGAAGATAGCAATTTCCCTCTTATATCGTCCATTGAAATACTCGATGAGGAAGATAACTTTAAGGCAAAGGGAGATATTTTCTTCAAGCGTACTATCACAAAGGCAAGAGTAATTGACCATGTGGATACCTCACTTGAAGCCTTGGTGCTTTCCATTTCCCAAAAGGGATATGTGGACTTTGAATATATGCAAGGTCTGACAGATAAAGACAGAAGCACTATCATTTCGGAGCTTAGAGGAGAAATTTTCCTAAATATCCGTGAGGAGAATACAAGGTTTAATCAGAAACTTTCATTTGACCTTGAAGATGGGGATTTGCCATTTAGCTGTAGTGATGAGAATAGTTCATTTAAGTATGCCTATGTAACAAAAGATGAGTATTTAAGCGGAAATATCAGAGAAAAGATAGGTATTGTAGATAGCTATATTGCAAGACTAAGCCAAGCACAAAGAATGCTTCCGGATGAAAATACAGATGAACAAGAAATGCTTGCAAGTGAATTAAACCGCCTTGAATTTCAAAAGTCAGAGCTTCAAAAGGTTATGCCGAAAGAACTTGAAGCAAGCGAGATAAATGTAAGGCTTGGTGCTACTTGGATACCGACAAAAGATATAGAACGATTTGTCTTTGAAACCTTAGAGACACCGGGCTGGGCAAGATGGGATATAAAGGTTAAATTCTCCCATCTTACAAGTGAATGGAATGTTGAGGGGAAAAGCAAAGACCGAGGAAATGACCTTGCGGAAATGACCTACGGTACAAGTAGAGTCAGTGCCTATAAGCTTATTGAAGATGCTCTAAACCTAAAGGAAACAAAGGTATTTGACCAGATAGTAAATCCTGACGGCTCTAAAACATCGGTCTTAAATAAAAAAGAAACCATGCTTGCAGGACAAAAACAGGAGATTCTGAAAGAAGAGTTTAAGAACTGGATATTTAACGATCAGGAGCGAAGAAACAGGCTTGTAAAGGTATATAACGAGAAATTCAACTCAATCCGAAACCGTGAGTATGACGGCAGCAATCTGACCTTTGAGGGGATGGGTGAGGGGATTGACCTATATGAACATCAAAGAAACGCTATCGCAAGAATTTTGTATGGCGGAAACTCGCTTCTTGCTCATGTAGTAGGTGCCGGCAAGACCTTTGAAATGGTGGCAAGTGCTATGGAAGCAAAAAGGCTTGGAATGTGTACGAAGTCATTATTCGTAGTTCCTAATCATTTGACCGGACAAATTGGAAGAGAGTTTATGCAGCTTTATCCGTCCGCCAACATCATGGTGGCCGACAAGAAAGATTTTGAACCGAAAAACAGAAAGAGATTTATCGGAAAGATTGCAACCGGCGAGTATGATGCGGTAATAATCGGGCATAGTCAGTTTGAAAAAATCCCTATGTCAAAGGAATATCAACAAAAACATATTCAGGATCAGATTGATGAAATCATTAACTATGTTGAAGAATACAAGCACGACAGAAATCAGAACTTCACGGTTAAAGAGCTGCAAAAGACAAGAAAGAAGTTGGAAGCAAGACTTGAAAAACTAAATGATGATTTCAAAAAAGATGATGTCATTACCTTTGAGGAGCTTGGCGTTGATAAGCTGATAGTGGACGAAGCCCATAATTACAAAAACCTTTATCTTTATACAAAAATGAGAAATGTAGCAGGTATCGGGCAGTCGGAGGCTTTTAAATCTTCCGATATGTTTATGAAGTGTCGCTATATGGACGAGATGACAAACGGAAAAGGTATCGTATTTGCCACAGGAACGCCTGTAAGTAACTCGATGACGGAGCTTTATACTATGCAGAGATATTTGCAGTATGATGCTTTAAAGAAAAATGGCTTGGAGCATTTTGACTCTTGGGCTTCTACATTTGGTGAAACACAATCAGCATTTGAACTATCGCCTGAGGGAACCGGATATAGAGTAAAGACCAGATTTTCCAAGTTCTATAATCTTCCGGAGCTTATGAGTATGTTTAAGGAAGTGGCAGATATTCAGACGGCGGATATGTTAAATCTTCCTACTCCTGAAGCACACTATGAAGTTGTTAAGACAATGCCGAGTGATGAACAAAAAGAGATATTAAAAGGTTTGTCTGAAAGGGCGGATAAGGTCAGAAATAAGGAAGTAGAGCCTGAAGAAGATAATATGTTGAAAATTACGAATGACGGCAAGAAACTTGCTTTAGACCAGCGTTTAATCAATCCACTGCTTCCTGATAATCCTGATAGCAAGGTCAATGTCTATGTTAAGAATGTATTTTCAATATGGGATAAGACAAAAGAGAATAAATCTACACAGCTTCTTTTCTCGGATATGTCTACACCAAAGGGAGACGGAGAGTTTAATATCTATGATGATATAAGGGATAAGCTTGTGGCAATGGGAATACCGAAAGAAGAAATTGCCTTTATTCATGAAGCAAATTCAGATAAGCAAAAGGATGAACTTTTTGCAAAGGTAAGAAAAGGAGAAATCCGTATCTTAATGGGTTCTACGCAGAAAATGGGAGCAGGTACAAATGTGCAAAACAAGCTGATTGCAATGCACGATTTAGATGTGCCGTGGAGACCTGCTGACCTTGAACAGAGAGCGGGCAGAATTGTCCGTCAGGGAAATGAAAATAAAGAAGTTAATATCTATCGTTACATTACCGAGAACACCTTTGATGCTTACCTTTGGCAGACCATAGAGAATAAGCAAAAATTCATTTCTCAGATTATGACTTCAAAGACTCCTGTCAGAGTGGCGGAAGATGTGGATGAAAGTTCCCTTAACTATGCGGAGATTAAAGCCCTTGCAACAGGTGATCCGAAAATCAAAGAAAAAATGGATTTAGATAATGAGGTTACGAAGCTTAAAATGCTTGAAGCCAATTACAAGTCAAATCGCTATCGCTTGGAAGATAAGGTTGCAAAAACCTATCCTGATGAAATCGCAAAGCTTGAGAAACTTATTGAAGCTGTTAAAAAGGATATATCAAGTGTAGAACCGCAAGGAGATGGCGAAAATAAGTTTACTTCCATAACCATTAACGGAGCGAAGATAACGGATAAAAAAGAAGCGGGCGAAAAGCTGCTTGAAGCTATAAAGACAGTAAAAGTAAATGAGAGCAAGGTTATCGGTAAGTATCGAAATATGGACTTGGAAGTGAGCTACAACTTCTTTACCAATGAGCATAATTTCAGCTTGAACGGAGCTTCTAAAACGATAGGAGAGCTTGGAACGAGTGCGGACGGTAATATTACAAGACTTGATAATGCCATTGAGAAAATGCCTGACAAACTAAAAAAGCTTGAAGAAAAATTCGTCAGCACCAAAGAGCAGCTTGAAAATGCTAAAGAGGAATTAAAAAAGCCTTTTGAAAAGGCGGAGGAATTGAAAACTAAGATATTAAGACTTGCAGAGTTGAATAAGCTCCTTGATATGGGAGAGGTGGAAGAAAAAGAAAATCCCAATCCATTAGTGGAAGATGTAAAAAGAGCCATTATTGACTTCTGTAACAGAGAGTATGAAGAAAATCATTGCTATGAGGAATTCAATACACTGTATCCTGATTTAAAACATATAGGTATTGCCTATACAAATACGCCTGATGAAAAGCATGAGATACAGTTTGAACTTAATCTTGAGGACTTTATGGCTACACAACTTGTAAACGACAAAGAGATAGGTCATTACGATTATGTAAAAGAAAACGGTAGCGAAGAAAAGGCTCTTGATTGCATGAAGTTTGAAATGGAAAATGGCGAATTTAGTGCATTTGTTTTTGTTGATGAGGAAGAATTAAGACAGGCGTTAGGTCTTGAAATTGATGATGAAGGTAATTTCTATGATCCGCTTGCAAAGGACTTGTATAATGACGGCGTGCCTGACAGATATGACAACGACTTTAGGGATAGCGACTACTTTGAGACTACCTACGATGTGGAAGATAATCTCCACGCAAAGGAGGAAAAGCCATCTATCTTAGGGCAGATTAAGTCATTTCAGTCAGAGCAGAAAGAAAAAGAAGTAAAAGATACAAAATCAAAAGAACACGATGAACGATAA
- a CDS encoding DNA cytosine methyltransferase — translation MEEIKVLELFGGIGAIRKAFIRQKIPHRIIDYVEVDKNCVKSYNALYGADFKPQDIVKYYPLDERIDFVMHGSPCQDFSRSGLKKGGEKGSGTRSSLLFETIRIIEEMKEKPKVILWENVKGVLDKNMRASFFHYLKEMEMLGYESKYKILNAMDFGIPQNRKRIFVVSILGQNDFDFETLKKAETRSIDDFLEKGVSDLYEVRQKSMLRYLSGNPKNKNFKGRLKVIDKYAYTISTKQVRVPNSGLVDIGNGKYRYLTERECLRLMGFDDEDFDKIRAIYPKRPGKTSSILYKQAGNSIVVNVLEAILNEIYRR, via the coding sequence ATAGAAGAGATAAAAGTGTTGGAGCTTTTCGGAGGCATCGGTGCTATAAGAAAGGCATTCATAAGGCAAAAAATCCCACATAGGATAATTGATTATGTGGAAGTTGATAAGAACTGTGTAAAAAGTTATAACGCACTTTATGGAGCAGATTTTAAGCCGCAGGATATAGTGAAGTATTATCCACTGGATGAAAGAATAGACTTTGTAATGCACGGAAGTCCTTGCCAGGATTTCAGCCGTAGCGGTCTTAAAAAAGGCGGAGAAAAAGGAAGCGGAACAAGGAGCAGCCTGTTATTTGAAACGATACGGATAATTGAAGAAATGAAAGAAAAGCCCAAGGTTATCCTTTGGGAAAATGTAAAGGGAGTTCTCGATAAGAATATGAGAGCTTCCTTTTTTCATTACCTAAAAGAAATGGAAATGCTCGGATATGAGAGCAAATACAAGATATTAAACGCTATGGATTTCGGTATTCCGCAAAATAGAAAGCGTATCTTTGTTGTGAGCATACTCGGACAGAATGATTTTGATTTTGAAACTCTTAAAAAAGCAGAAACAAGAAGCATTGATGATTTCCTCGAAAAAGGTGTTTCAGACCTTTATGAAGTAAGGCAGAAGTCAATGCTCAGATACTTGTCGGGCAATCCTAAAAATAAGAACTTCAAGGGCCGCTTAAAAGTCATAGATAAATACGCCTATACTATTTCCACAAAGCAAGTCAGAGTACCAAACTCAGGACTTGTAGATATAGGAAACGGCAAGTACAGGTATCTTACGGAAAGGGAGTGTTTAAGACTTATGGGCTTTGATGATGAAGATTTTGATAAGATAAGAGCCATTTATCCGAAAAGACCGGGCAAAACATCATCTATTCTTTATAAGCAAGCCGGCAACAGCATCGTGGTAAATGTGCTTGAAGCGATTTTGAATGAAATATATAGGAGGTAA
- a CDS encoding DNA topoisomerase 3, producing the protein MEYKLVIAEKPSVAISIAKVIGAKNKKDGYYEGNGYKVSWCVGHLIQMANPDRYDEKYAKWNTADLPIIPSEYKYEAAKATKKQFAILKKLMNDKEVDTVINACDAGREGESIFRLVYNEAKCKKKMQRLWISSMEDSAIKEGFDNLKDGKDYDNLFESAQARAIADWLIGMNISRLYSCLYKQNYSVGRVQTPTLAMIVKRDDEIANFKKEKYYTVELSMDGFTLSTDRIDDEIAAEQLLNLVGDKIEITDVIQKEKITKPDLPFDLTTLQRECNKYFGYSAKQTLDYAQSLYEKKLITYPRTDSRCLTEDMITSTVNNILGKNDFDTGRIKTVFNSKKVTDHHAIIPTVSSMTEDLSSIPESEARVYRLISNKLHASVGYPLIENTTKIVAEFDGFEFTSTGKVIKDEGFSKYLKEYMTKKSGDIVLPDVSVGDVLAIESKEVKERYTQPPKHFTEDTLLKSMEIAGNDALKKGVEVERKGLGTPATRAGIIENLIFKGFIERDKKNLVATHKGISLVTIVEDAFKSAKTTAEWEMKLSDIAQGKASKDEFLREIETEIKKTIEKYRK; encoded by the coding sequence ATGGAATATAAACTTGTGATAGCAGAAAAACCGAGCGTTGCCATATCTATTGCCAAGGTTATCGGAGCGAAAAATAAAAAGGACGGATATTATGAGGGAAACGGCTATAAAGTATCATGGTGTGTCGGACACTTAATTCAGATGGCAAATCCAGACCGCTATGATGAAAAGTATGCGAAGTGGAATACGGCTGATTTACCGATTATTCCAAGCGAATACAAGTATGAGGCGGCAAAGGCAACTAAGAAGCAATTTGCTATCCTTAAAAAGCTGATGAACGACAAAGAGGTTGATACGGTTATCAATGCTTGCGATGCAGGTCGTGAAGGAGAAAGCATATTTAGACTTGTATATAACGAAGCTAAATGCAAAAAGAAAATGCAGCGTCTTTGGATTTCATCTATGGAAGATAGTGCCATTAAAGAGGGCTTTGATAACCTAAAAGATGGAAAGGACTATGATAATCTCTTTGAATCGGCACAGGCAAGAGCCATTGCGGATTGGCTTATTGGAATGAATATAAGCAGGCTCTATTCTTGCCTATACAAGCAAAATTATAGTGTTGGCAGAGTGCAGACACCGACTCTTGCTATGATTGTAAAAAGAGATGATGAGATAGCTAATTTCAAGAAAGAGAAATACTATACAGTGGAGCTATCTATGGATGGTTTTACACTATCAACAGATAGAATTGATGATGAAATCGCAGCAGAGCAGCTCTTAAATTTAGTGGGCGATAAGATTGAAATAACTGATGTCATACAGAAAGAGAAAATAACAAAGCCTGATTTACCTTTTGACCTGACAACACTTCAAAGGGAATGCAATAAGTATTTTGGATACTCAGCCAAGCAGACACTTGATTATGCACAGAGCCTTTACGAGAAAAAACTGATTACTTATCCCAGAACAGACAGCAGATGCCTTACCGAAGATATGATTACAAGTACCGTCAATAACATTTTGGGCAAAAACGACTTTGATACAGGGCGTATCAAGACGGTATTTAATTCAAAAAAGGTTACGGATCATCATGCGATTATTCCTACAGTAAGCTCAATGACTGAAGATTTATCGAGCATTCCTGAGAGTGAAGCAAGGGTATATAGGCTTATTTCTAATAAGCTTCACGCAAGTGTGGGCTATCCGTTAATCGAGAATACAACGAAGATTGTAGCTGAATTTGACGGCTTTGAATTTACAAGTACCGGCAAGGTTATTAAAGATGAGGGGTTTAGCAAGTATTTGAAAGAATATATGACTAAAAAAAGTGGAGATATAGTTTTGCCGGATGTAAGTGTAGGGGATGTACTTGCTATTGAAAGTAAGGAAGTTAAAGAAAGATATACCCAACCTCCGAAACACTTTACTGAAGATACGCTATTAAAGTCTATGGAGATTGCAGGAAATGATGCCTTAAAAAAAGGTGTAGAAGTGGAAAGAAAAGGACTTGGCACTCCGGCAACAAGAGCAGGGATTATTGAAAACTTAATCTTTAAGGGATTTATAGAAAGAGATAAGAAAAATCTTGTTGCCACACATAAAGGAATTAGCCTTGTAACTATTGTTGAGGATGCCTTTAAGTCCGCTAAGACAACGGCTGAATGGGAAATGAAGCTATCGGATATTGCACAGGGAAAGGCAAGTAAGGACGAGTTCCTAAGAGAAATTGAAACTGAGATTAAAAAGACAATAGAAAAATACAGAAAGTAA